The genomic DNA CAGACTTGCGAGCGTCTCGCGGTCGCAATAAAACAATCTGTTCTTCATACTGAATCGTGTCAAATCAAATGACTCCCATTCCAATTGATTCATAGCAGGTCATCAATGCCGTCCATTCTCCCCATGCGGAATTTTGTCGTCCCGGTTCTGTTTTCGTTCTTGGCGCTGAACAGTGCTTTCGTGGTCGCTCAGCCAGATGAAGCGTCAAACCCTCTGAAAGATTCGTTAACCAGCTTGGTGGAATCGTTTGAAGGTGAGGCTGGAGTTGCTGTCAAACATATTCCAAGTGGTGAGACGGTTCTCATCAATGCCGATGAAGCCATGCCAACAGCGAGCTTGATTAAAATTTCAGTCATGATCGAAGCCTACAGGCAAGTTGAGGCAGGGAAGCTTGACCTCGCAGCGCTGATTACACTGAAAAAGGAAGACAAGGTTCCTGGCTCAGGAGTCTTGACGACTCACTTCAGCCCCGGAATGCAACTTTCTCTGCGAGATGCGATTCGGCTCATGATGGCCTATTCCGACAACACAGCCACAAATTTGGTCATTGATCAGGTCGGGCTCAAGTCCGTTTCAGACACGATGGAAGAGCTTGGCTTTCCCGAAACGAAAATCCATTCGAAGGTCTATCGCGGATCAACGACAACCATCTTCCCTGAACGTAGCAAGAAATATGGATTGGGAAGCACAACAGCTCGTGAAACGATGAACATTCTGGAGAAGCTCAGTCAGTCAGAGTTCACAAACGAGAAATTCAACAAGGAAATGTTGGAGCACATGCGGAAGTGCATTAACCGGGATCGCATCCCTCCTTTTCTTCCAAGGAGGACAGTCGTTGCGCAGAAGACCGGATCGATCAGCACCGCGAGAACGGTCGCTGGAATTATTGAATCGCCGAGCGGTCCGATTATTGTCGTCGTCCTCACCGCCAAAGGGAATCGTGACGCCTGGTCCACTGGAAAAACAACCGACATGTTGATGGCAAGCATCTCCAAGCGGGCCTTCGACTATTTCAATAAAGACTTGATTCCTGACGAAACAGCACCACAAGAACTTCGTGAAGGAGCAACGGGTTGGCTCGTTGAAGCACTCCAAAGAACGTTGAACGACCGGATGGTTCCTTCTCCGGATTTAGCAGTCGATGGCGATTTTGGTCCATCGACCAAGTCAGCCGTGATGGACTTTCAATCATCAAAAGATCTGCAAGCAAGCGGAGTCGCGGATGCCGCAGTTTGGAAAGCACTTGGACCGCTCATCACCAGCGATCTCGTCATCACAAATCCAGACGACTTCGATATGAAGCTGAGCAAGAAGTCAGAATCGGATTCGCTGGAGGGAATCCCATTTGTCACCTGCAAAGCCTGGATCGTAGGTGACCCCGATTCAGGAAAAACCATTGGCAGTGCGAATCCAACAAGGCGACTCGAAAACGCAAGCACCACCAAATTAATGACCGCTTACATCACGATTCAGCAAGTCCGGAAAGACCCGGCGCTTCTCGATGAAATCGTGACAGTCACCAGCCGCGCAGCCAACACTCCTGGTTCAACTGCCAAAGTACAGACCGGTGAGAAACTCACAGTTCATGATCTACTTTACGGGCTCTTATTGCCGTCTGGAAATGACGCTTCCGTTGTTCTTGCAGAACATTTAGGGAACCGTTTTGAGGCTCCGGAAGAGAATGCCGAGACTGAAGACCCACTTGTGAAATTTGTTGCCGAGATGAATCGCGTCGCGAAAAAACTGGGAATGGAAAATACTCAATTTCGCAATCCACATGGGCTCTCACACAAAGAGCATAAGACGACTGTTCAAGATTTGTTTCGCCTTGCATCCGCCATCGCTGATGATGGGATGCTTCTTCCGTATGTGCAAACACGAAAGCACATCGGACGACTCGAGGGAGCCAGTGGATACGTTCGTTATGAACTCTGGACGAATTCAAACCGGTTGCTCAACATTGACGGATACCTCGGAATGAAAACCGGAACCACTCGCCCAGCCGGAGCCTGCCTCGTTTCATTCGGCGAGCGAGACAATCAAAAGCTGATCACCGTCGTCCTCGGAGCCACCTCTTCGGATGCACGTTATACCGACACTCGGAACCTGTTCCGCTGGGCCTGGAATGAACTTGCGAAGTGATAAAGCCAGCTTCGATCTAGACTGATCCCACACGGCTCAGGGCAAATTCGATGTTGGTCTTGTACGTTCTGCCTCATCGTGAGCAATCTATGAACTCATGAAGGTGACCTTCACGGAAAGACGTTCATTGAAGATGCTCTCAAATGCAAGCGGTTTAAATCCGTTCGTAAACGGTCTCGACCGCTTTCGCTTCTTGACCATTTGGAGTGACGTTGTATGCGGTAATTGTGACATGATCGTTATCGATGATCTCGTATACAGTTTTCCATCCCCAAGGTGGATGCTTCGGATCGACGTGGTAAATTCCGAAGACTGAAAATCCGTATTCGGTCGCTTCACCCTCGGATCGCATGATTCCGTAGTTCATGTGAAAAGTGTCTAACCAAGCGGATTCAAATTTATTCGAAGCGTTATTGAAGACGAGAGTCTCTTCGCCGGATCTCGGATTTTTTTCGATCTCTCCAATGTATGTATGGCGCACGAACGGACCGCCGTAAATAAGCTCAAATTTTCCTTCGACCGCTGATTCATCCGCCAACTCGTCCGGTTCAAACCAAGTCTTGCAAGTCCCTCTCCAGGAGCCGACCAGCACAGCGAAAACGTCTTCTGGTTTTTTGTTCATCGGGTTTTTCTCTGGCTTTTGATTCGATTTTATATTGCTGTTTCATAGTAACGTGAAACTGAAGAGGACAACAAACCGGCTGAGCAGTTTGCATTACTGTGTACGCGCGAAGAACGCGTTTCGCCAGTAAAATTGCTGTTCGCCACGAGGCAGAACCCGAACCCCAATTCACAGAATGCTATGAGACTCCGCTTCGATAATTGAATCCTCACTGAGAACGAACCAGTGAGCAAAACTTACCACTGAATCTTGTCAATCACGCTGGGAGGCAATCAATCATTGATCATTCCTTTCTCAAAAGAATTGAAACGAACTGAATTCTTCATGTTGAACTCATCAGTGAAGAACAACTACAGTCCGTTTGACTCGTTTTTATAGAACCAGTCCGAAAACCTCTGGAATAGCCGATCCGCTTGTCTCAACGTTTGAGAGAGCAATATCAGGTTTCAGGACCAGTTCTAAACATTTGAGGAAGGAAAATCAGATGGCGAAGAAGAAAGCTGCTGTCAAGAAGAGCCCATCGTTGACGGAGATTTACGACACGGTCGCTGGAAAGGCTGATACAGCGAAGTTGCAAATCAACGCCGCCGAAACAAAAAGAGTGCTTGCCTGTTTCTTCGATGCTCTCGAAGATTACTCCGCAGCCGATGCAATGGACATTATCGCAAAGGGTCTGAAGGCTGCTCAAAAGCGCCGCCGATAAGAACAAGATCGTAGAGCTGTTCTTCAACGCAGAAGCTTCTGCTTCTTAAGTAAATTTGCGAATTCGGGGGGCTTCCCATAATGGGACTGCCCCCCATTTTCGTTTCAGGCCAAGTGTCTGGCGAAGCTTTCAGCCACGTTTGGTGAAGTTCTCGACCACTTCTATTGTGCAGGTTTTCCCTTGCGTGCGACGCCAGTTTCGGTCGCAACGAGAGCAACTTGCTCAGCGACGGCTGTCGCCACGCGACGATCAAATACAGACGGGATCACATAGTCTGGATGAACTTCGTCATCTGCAATCACACCTGCGATGGCGTCGGCTGCTGCGATCTTGATTTCTGCGTTGATGTCTCTGGCTCGAACATCCAGAAGACCGCGGAACAGTCCGGGGAAGCAGAGAACGTTGTTGATTTGGTTGGGATAGTCTGAACGCCCCGTTGCCATCACCTTGACGTTCTCAGTGGCATCTTCTGGTAGAATTTCAGGATCAGGATTCGCGAGCGCGAAGACAATCGCGTCGTTCGACATCTTAGCGACATCTTCCTTTTTCAACGCACCAGCAACCGAGACTCCGACGAACAGGTCAATCCCGGAAATGACTTCGGACAACGTTCCGGTCTGGTTTTCCGGGTTGGTATTTTGAGCAATCCAGGCTTTCAGCGTGTTCGAATCGTTCGTGCGTTCTTTGGAGATCGCTCCTTTACTGTCACAAACGATCATCTTGTTCACTCCGACAGAGTGAAGTAATTTCGCAATCGCCACCCCAGCCGAGCCGGCCCCGTTGATCAGGACATTCAGCTCTGAAATTTCTTTGTCGACCACTTTCAGTGCATTCTTTAATGCTGCCAATACAACGATAGCGGTCCCGTGTTGATCGTCATGAAATACGGGAATTTCAAGTTCTTTTCTGAGTCGATCTTCGATTTCAACACATCGCGGTGAAGAGATATCTTCAAGGTTGATGCCACCAAATGTCGGAGCAAGATATTTGACAGTATTGATGATCTCTTCAACGTCTTGCGTTTCCAGACAAATCGGAAACGCATCAACGCCTCCGAACTCCTTGAAGAGAAGTGCCTTTCCTTCCATCACCGGCATTGCGGCTCGGGGACCAATGTTTCCAAGCCCCAGGACAGCGGTCCCATCGCTAACTACTGCGACGGTGTTTCGACGAATTGTCAGATTGAACGACGCATCGGGATCCTCAGCGATTGCCTGACAAACCCGGGCAACTCCCGGCGTGTAGGCCATTGAAAGATCGTCGCGTGTTTTGACGGGAACTCGCGAGATGACTTCAATCTTCCCTCCCAGATGCATGAGAAATGTTCGGTCCGAAACATTTGAAATTTCGACTCCCTCGAGTGAACGAACTTTCTCGACAATTTTCTCACCATGCTCGACATCCGTTGCCTGAACTGTGAGGTCGCGGATGATGGCCCCGTCGAGGCTACTGACGATATCGATCGCTCCGATCGAGCCTCCTGCATCTCCAATCGCAGACGTAATCTTCCCAAGTCCGCCAGGTAAGTCGCCATAACGAAGACGAATCGTGATACTGTATGCTGGGCTGTAGTGACTCATTGATCGACCATTTCAGAAAAGTGAC from Thalassoglobus polymorphus includes the following:
- a CDS encoding DUF1579 domain-containing protein yields the protein MNKKPEDVFAVLVGSWRGTCKTWFEPDELADESAVEGKFELIYGGPFVRHTYIGEIEKNPRSGEETLVFNNASNKFESAWLDTFHMNYGIMRSEGEATEYGFSVFGIYHVDPKHPPWGWKTVYEIIDNDHVTITAYNVTPNGQEAKAVETVYERI
- a CDS encoding serine hydrolase encodes the protein MPSILPMRNFVVPVLFSFLALNSAFVVAQPDEASNPLKDSLTSLVESFEGEAGVAVKHIPSGETVLINADEAMPTASLIKISVMIEAYRQVEAGKLDLAALITLKKEDKVPGSGVLTTHFSPGMQLSLRDAIRLMMAYSDNTATNLVIDQVGLKSVSDTMEELGFPETKIHSKVYRGSTTTIFPERSKKYGLGSTTARETMNILEKLSQSEFTNEKFNKEMLEHMRKCINRDRIPPFLPRRTVVAQKTGSISTARTVAGIIESPSGPIIVVVLTAKGNRDAWSTGKTTDMLMASISKRAFDYFNKDLIPDETAPQELREGATGWLVEALQRTLNDRMVPSPDLAVDGDFGPSTKSAVMDFQSSKDLQASGVADAAVWKALGPLITSDLVITNPDDFDMKLSKKSESDSLEGIPFVTCKAWIVGDPDSGKTIGSANPTRRLENASTTKLMTAYITIQQVRKDPALLDEIVTVTSRAANTPGSTAKVQTGEKLTVHDLLYGLLLPSGNDASVVLAEHLGNRFEAPEENAETEDPLVKFVAEMNRVAKKLGMENTQFRNPHGLSHKEHKTTVQDLFRLASAIADDGMLLPYVQTRKHIGRLEGASGYVRYELWTNSNRLLNIDGYLGMKTGTTRPAGACLVSFGERDNQKLITVVLGATSSDARYTDTRNLFRWAWNELAK
- a CDS encoding NAD-dependent malic enzyme, translated to MSHYSPAYSITIRLRYGDLPGGLGKITSAIGDAGGSIGAIDIVSSLDGAIIRDLTVQATDVEHGEKIVEKVRSLEGVEISNVSDRTFLMHLGGKIEVISRVPVKTRDDLSMAYTPGVARVCQAIAEDPDASFNLTIRRNTVAVVSDGTAVLGLGNIGPRAAMPVMEGKALLFKEFGGVDAFPICLETQDVEEIINTVKYLAPTFGGINLEDISSPRCVEIEDRLRKELEIPVFHDDQHGTAIVVLAALKNALKVVDKEISELNVLINGAGSAGVAIAKLLHSVGVNKMIVCDSKGAISKERTNDSNTLKAWIAQNTNPENQTGTLSEVISGIDLFVGVSVAGALKKEDVAKMSNDAIVFALANPDPEILPEDATENVKVMATGRSDYPNQINNVLCFPGLFRGLLDVRARDINAEIKIAAADAIAGVIADDEVHPDYVIPSVFDRRVATAVAEQVALVATETGVARKGKPAQ